AACCCGGGAATAGGTATCCAACGGTGAATGGTAATCATCATGAAAGCCGGAAAAGAAGGTCATCACCGGAATTTTGTGATCAATAAAAGATGCATAATCGCTTCCGGTATGCCCGGTTACATCCCATAAATCGAGCTGAAAAGCCACAGGCAGGGAATTGTTCAACTTCATGGCCATACTCCTGAGTGTATCACTTGTGGGCAGTGTCCCGATGCTGAGGATGCGTTCAAGACTGTCGGCAGGATCAGAGCGGGAAACCATATCCATATTTATATATAGCGCAATACTATCCACTTCCAGCCCAAAATTCATAAAATACCGGCTTCCCAGTAAACCTTTTTCTTCAGCCGACCAGGAGGCGAATACCAGGTTACAGGGTGGAGCCTCTTTCTTCTCTGACCAATATCGGGCCATTCCTAACATTGCGGCTACTCCGGAGGCATTGTCATCAGCTCCGCAATAAATACCGGTATTTCGTTTCCCCAGGTGGTCATAATGCGCTCCAACGATAACGGTGAGAGTAGTGTCTTTCCCGCGGATCAATCCCAGGATATTGCTGGCAGGTATGGTTTCTGAATGATTCCTGGTTTGAATTTTCCCGTTAAGTCCGACTTTTTGTACCAGGCTGGATTCGGGTTGCTGATCCCTGAAACGGATATACACATCCAGGCGATAATCAGAAACACCGAATAATTTCAGGGTCGATTCCCTGTTCAACCTCAGAACCGGTATAGTTTCGCTGGCGGTATCCCCGGTAAGAGTATAATAAGCATCCTCATAAGGCAGGTTCCGGATGCTGTCGTCCACTGATTTGACTACGGCCTGCAGCTTTTTCCGGGTTTCTTTCAGGGTGGTATTTTTTACTTCAATTACAGCCACTGCCCCCAGTTTCCCGGCAATGTTAGTTTTATACGCGAGGTCAGCCCATTCTGCCGGAACCTTCGACTGAAAATTCTTCAGGACTGTTGTTGGAGTTTCATCACTACCCGGCAATCCTTCAATAAAAACCACGATTTTGTTCTTAACATCCAAACCTTCATAATCGTTATAGGAACTTCCCGGGGCATAAATTCCATATCCTGCGAAGATGATGGGAACTGTGGCATCAACCTCCCTGCTCCCCGGAATCAATTCATAATCAATAGTATCCACAAGGTTAATCGCAGGTTGCTCTTCGATAAATTCATTCGTCACTTGTAAAATTGAGGATGCTGCCCGGTATTTCAGGACATTAAAAGCCTGAAAATAGTGCAAGCTCCCTTTAACTGGTTGAATATTAAATGATTCAAACTGGGAAGCAATGAACCCTGCTGCCAAAGCATTACCCCTGTTACCAATCTCACGCCCTTCAAGTAATTCGGATGACAGGTATTTATGAATCCCTGAATAGTAATGTGCCGGAATTCTGTCAGTTACAGTATCCTGCTGGCAAAAGCCAGGAAACCAGGCTGAGCAGGAATAACCCATTGAATAATAGCTATTTGCATCCAATGATGGTCAATAAAAACTCATCATGTAACTGGTCAAATTGCATTCATCCCTTGGCAACAGAATTCAGTATCAAGCCAAGCTTTCCTTCAGGAGGGTCAAAATAGTAAAATTGCCCTTTATTTTGAAATTTACTGATTACGCAATTATGAAACATTTGTGAAACAGTATTTCTCTTTCAAAGACTTTTTCGGCCATTTTCCCCATAGCCATCACCTGCTTAATGTTCAACTCATGGTCCAGCAGCACAAGATCGGCATCCTTACCGGCTTCCAGTGTTCCTTTGGAATCGAGTTTCAATAGGGTTGCCGGGGTTGATGTGGCCACCTGCAAGGCTGTTTCAAGCGTGAGTCCTTCATCCAGTACGGCTTCCCTGATCTCTCTCCAGACTGAATCGGGCAGGCCCATTTCCAGTTTAATCAATTTTCCTGTAACAGGGTCAAAACCAGGCAATGAGCCACATGCATCGGAAGTAAAAGTAATATGGTTGATAGGCACGCCTGCCTCAAGTAAGAGCCTCAGGGCAGTGGAAGGTTTTACTTCTTCATCGGCATAATAAGGATATGAACTGGTGGTGATATCTACATACCCTTTGATTCCATAGACTTTGGCATCCTCGAAAATATAGGCATTACGGTTGCAATGGGTAGGTATGAACTGCCTGTAGCTCATTTCTGAATGTTCCACCACTTCATGCAACGGACGGAATGGATCCTGTGCATCACCCATATGCATATTCAGGATACCGGCCTTCCCTCCTATCATTCCTGCAACCCTGGCATGTGCTGTGAGGCGCGTTAATTCCGATAAGGTAGGGACTGAAGAACGGTGATCAGAGATCGCCACTTCACCCACCCCGATAATTTCATCAAATAAGGCAATGTCTTTGGCTATATCGCCCATAATGGTGGGTGGCGGAACCTGGTATGCCCCGGTATACATCCAGGCTGACATACCCTGGGCCCGAAGGGTTTTTACTTTCATTAAAACGCTTTCCACTGTACGGGTGATACCATCTGTTCCAAGGCAACCAATCACAGTGGTAACACCCCCATCAATCATCATACTTACCTGAAGCTCAGGCATTCGGCTGGCAGGGCCGCCTTCTCCCCCACCTCCTGTAATATGCACATGGGAGTCGATGAGTCCGGGAATGAGTTTAAGCCCTGTGCAATCAATGATTTCTACCTCAACCCCTGTGGGTGGAGTGATTGAATCAGAGACTGCAAGAATCGTTTTTCCACCTGTTAAAACATCTTTAACTCCAAGATAGGCTGGAGCATATATCTCGGCATTCCTGAATAAAGTCAGCATAAGGATATTATTTATACACAAAGGTGCTAAAATAATTTGAGCTTATTCAAAGTTACCATCAGTTTGACTAAATTCGCTTTAGGATCAAATATAGATATGAGGATATATATTTCATTGGCATTTTTCTGCATCATGCTGGTAATGAATGCATACAGCCAGAGGGGCAGGTTATTGATTGTCGGAGGAGGAAGTGAAAAAACTGCCGCTATTGGCTGGAGTACCCCTGCTTATACCTGGGCTGTGGAAGGAAAAAGAGTGGCAGTGATCGGCACAAGCACCGGAAGCCTGGCCCCTTATCTTAAACAATACTGTAAAGCTGCTTATGCACGCGAATTTGCCATTGATACGCGCGACAGTGCCGACAGCCAGGTAACTTACGATACACTTATGACTTACCAGGCCATCTTTTTCAGGGGTGGTGACCAATGGGAATATTATTCGCTTTACAGGAATACAATGCTACAGCAGGCTGTAGAGGACATCTTTGCCGCTGGCGGGACTATTTGCGGCACATCAGCTGGCATGCATATACTTTCGGAAACTGTTTTTACTGCTGAGAACGGGACTGTTTACCCTTATGAAGGCATTGAAAATCCGAACAATTCTTACATGACCCTTGAAGATGATTTCTTCGGCTTTGTCCCGGGATATCTTTTCGATACTCATTTTGCTGAAAGGGGCCGGTTCGGACGATTATGCGGTTTCCTGGCGAACCTTAAACTCAATGAAAACGTTGATGTAATTGGATTAGGCATTGATGACCTGAGTTGCATGGCCATCGATTCCAACCTGGTTGGCACTGCTTACGGAACCGGTTGCACAAATATTTACAAACTCACCGGAAGTGTTTCCTTAAATGGTAATAAACTTCTCATCGACTCGGTGAGTGTAACCCAACTCCTACAGGGATGCACCTATAATTTTGTGACAGGCGAGGCGATCTATACTTCACTTACCAAGCCCATTGATGCATCAACTTTAACAGAATCAGGAAATTACACCATATTAGCCAGCGGCAGCGACCTGTTAAGCAGTAACCAGGAAATGTTGTCGGAACTGGTATTGCAGACAGGAAACCAAACGGATGCAATTGCCATTATTTCGGAAAATGCAGGCACAGCCACCTCCTTTATGAATGCCCTGACAAACCTGGCGCAGATGCAGGTAGATATGATTGAACCTTCTCAGTTGTATGGGTCTGATACCAGCACTTTGGGTATTTTACAAAGAGCAGGCAAGGTACTTTTTGTATCCAATGATCCTGAGCATCTTCTTGACTTCCTGGGCAGTATTAATGGCAATTATCTTGAACAAAAGCTTAGAGCAAGCGGTAGCATTTCGGCCTTTGTGGGAATGGATTCAAGGCTTGCAGGCAAAACCGTTGTCGGTAATTTCCTGGAATACGGCAATTCATACTATGGCGAAATGACCCTGGGGCCCGGGCTTGGCTTGCTAAGGAACAGTGTCATCATTCCCAATACCTACCTGAACAGTGATATTTATGAAAACACAGCCACTGCTGTGCCTTATGCCATGGTAAAAGATACCCTGAAATACGGGATATGGCTGACGAATCACAGCTTCATGAAATATTCACCGGTTGATGGCAATTCAACCTTAACAGGCAAAGGGATTGCCCCGGTGATGATACTTACCAATACAGCAACCCTCGGAGGATTTTCAACCCAGACTTCTACGGGTTCCACAAGTTCACTCCCCCGCCAGGTGGCTGGTTTCGACCAGATGCAACTCTCGTTGATTGATGATACCCGGCCATTTATCATGGGGAAAACCTCCTCGATATCAGTTCCGGAAAATGCACATAAACCGCATGTGTCGATCATTACCGACCGAATTACCTCCACCCTGAGGATTAATGCTCAATATCCTGTTAAGAGATGGGAACTTGTTAATGCCGGAGGCCAGATCCTTGCCACTTCTCAGCCAAGTGATAATCCTGCAATTTTAAGCATGCAATCCTATCCGCATGGAATTTACATTTTAAAGATAACGTTGATCAATAATCCTTTCTCTAAAAGTTTAAAAATAGCATGGTAACTAAGTATCTAAATAGTTTCTCCCTCAGTCTGGTTTTTGTTTGCATGATATTCGTGACATTCAATACCACCATTCATTCTCAAAATACCGGTGGAAGCCTGGTAATTGTAGGCGGGGGACTGGAAGCCAATAACAAGAGCATTTATGGACAGATGATTGAATTAGCCGGTGGAACTGAAAAGGCTCGGTTTGCTGTTATCCCTTCTGCCAGTGGGGTTGCAGCCCAATCATGGGTTAGCTTCAGCAAAATCCTGATGACATATGGATTGAAGGCAGAACAGATTCATCTCATCAACATTGCCATGGTGGATGATGACAGCACAACCGATGTGGACGAATCACAATGGAAAAATAATGGGTCTGATCCAAAACTGGCTGAAATTGTAAGAAAATCAACAGCTGTCTGGTTTACCGGAGGCGACCAGTTAAGGACCATGAAAACCCTTGTAAATCCTGATGGAACAGAAACCCCTGTTCTAAAAGCGGTGAGAGAGGTATACCAGAAAGGAGGCGTTATCGGTGGATCGAGTGCCGGTGCGGCCATTATGAGTGAAGTAATGATAGGAAACGGCAGCAGTTTTGGGGCACTAACCCTTCCTATTTCCACTGATATCAATGATGAAGCAGAAAAAGGCAGCCTTCTGATAACCACAGGCCTGGGATTTTTCCCTTATGGAATTGTTGATCAGCATTTTCATGCAAAAGGGCGACTGGCCCGTTTGGCTGTAGCCCTTAACAGCAAATACTCGAAAAGTAATATTGCTTTTGGCGTGGATGAAAACACAGCCATCATTTATTACCCGGCAACAAAGAGCTTCAAGGTTGCAGGTGCCGGCGGGGTTACAATTCTGGAGAATTTTGATACAAAGGTTACTTCCACCAGCGGGGGACTTGCGCTAAAAAATGTTGTACTTTCATACCTGGAAGAAGGTGATGTTTATGACCTGGAGAAGAAGACTGCAAGTCCGGCTCCGGGCAAAAAATCAATCAAAGGAAATGAGTATTATGACCATGAAGCAACTATTCAAACCGGAATATTAAATGGAGAAAACCCTTCCTTCAGGGATCTGATAACCAATGAATTAATTAACAATAAAGCTGCCGGAAGCATTGAGAACCTCAATATCAGCGGAACGAAGACAGCCTATATGATCAGGTTCAGCAAAACGCCGCTGTCAGAAGGCTTTGAGGCTGAAATCACCCCTGAATATACATCCTGCACAGTTCTGAAAGTGTTGATGGATATTTACCCAGTTAACCTGTTACTTCAACCAAAGCAATAACCAATCATTCAAAACAATTATTTATGAAGAAAATTTATCTCTTATTCCTTGCACTGATATTTTTTGTCAGTTGGCTTCAGGCCCAGGATGTTACGGTGAGTGGAAAGGTAACTTCTGCCACCGACAAATCTGCTATTCCGGGGGTCACAATCATTCTGAAAGGTACGTCCAGGGGAACTACAACCGATCTTGACGGCAAATACAGAATTGAAGCCCCTGTAGATGGCATACTGCAATTTTCCTATGTAGGAATGAAAAAGCAGGAAGTTCCTGTCAATGGAAAAAAGGTCGTAAATGTTGAATTGGCAGAGGATAAAGTGGACCTGGGCGAATTGGTGGTTGTTGGCTATTCTACAGAAAGCAAAAAATTGATTTCCGGTTCATTTGGAGTTGTTAATTCAGAAGAGATCAAACAGGTACCCATCAGGACCATTGACGGGGTTCTCCAGGGCAAAGTGGCCGGTGTTACCATTAATCAGAATTCAGGTACACCCGGGGGGCAGAACGTCATCAAGTTCAGGGGCGGAAGCTCAATAAATGCAAGCAATTCTCCCCTGGTCATTATTGATGGGGTTACTACAATCACCGGGAGTTATGGCCAGATTGGCTATAGCGGTCAGGAAACAGATGCTTTAACGGATTTAAATCCCAATGACATTGAGCAGTTCACATTCCTGAAGGATGCGTCTGCTACGGCTATTTATGGTGCCAGGGCTTCCAATGGGGTAATCCTGATTACCACCAAGAAAGGGAATGCCCAGAAGACCTCCATCACACTGAATCAGTCAGTGGGTGTGCAGACTATGCCAAAAGAACGCATCCTTGACCTGATGAA
This genomic interval from Bacteroidales bacterium contains the following:
- a CDS encoding M20/M25/M40 family metallo-hydrolase; protein product: MDANSYYSMGYSCSAWFPGFCQQDTVTDRIPAHYYSGIHKYLSSELLEGREIGNRGNALAAGFIASQFESFNIQPVKGSLHYFQAFNVLKYRAASSILQVTNEFIEEQPAINLVDTIDYELIPGSREVDATVPIIFAGYGIYAPGSSYNDYEGLDVKNKIVVFIEGLPGSDETPTTVLKNFQSKVPAEWADLAYKTNIAGKLGAVAVIEVKNTTLKETRKKLQAVVKSVDDSIRNLPYEDAYYTLTGDTASETIPVLRLNRESTLKLFGVSDYRLDVYIRFRDQQPESSLVQKVGLNGKIQTRNHSETIPASNILGLIRGKDTTLTVIVGAHYDHLGKRNTGIYCGADDNASGVAAMLGMARYWSEKKEAPPCNLVFASWSAEEKGLLGSRYFMNFGLEVDSIALYINMDMVSRSDPADSLERILSIGTLPTSDTLRSMAMKLNNSLPVAFQLDLWDVTGHTGSDYASFIDHKIPVMTFFSGFHDDYHSPLDTYSRV
- a CDS encoding beta-aspartyl-peptidase produces the protein MLTLFRNAEIYAPAYLGVKDVLTGGKTILAVSDSITPPTGVEVEIIDCTGLKLIPGLIDSHVHITGGGGEGGPASRMPELQVSMMIDGGVTTVIGCLGTDGITRTVESVLMKVKTLRAQGMSAWMYTGAYQVPPPTIMGDIAKDIALFDEIIGVGEVAISDHRSSVPTLSELTRLTAHARVAGMIGGKAGILNMHMGDAQDPFRPLHEVVEHSEMSYRQFIPTHCNRNAYIFEDAKVYGIKGYVDITTSSYPYYADEEVKPSTALRLLLEAGVPINHITFTSDACGSLPGFDPVTGKLIKLEMGLPDSVWREIREAVLDEGLTLETALQVATSTPATLLKLDSKGTLEAGKDADLVLLDHELNIKQVMAMGKMAEKVFEREILFHKCFIIA
- a CDS encoding cyanophycinase produces the protein MVTKYLNSFSLSLVFVCMIFVTFNTTIHSQNTGGSLVIVGGGLEANNKSIYGQMIELAGGTEKARFAVIPSASGVAAQSWVSFSKILMTYGLKAEQIHLINIAMVDDDSTTDVDESQWKNNGSDPKLAEIVRKSTAVWFTGGDQLRTMKTLVNPDGTETPVLKAVREVYQKGGVIGGSSAGAAIMSEVMIGNGSSFGALTLPISTDINDEAEKGSLLITTGLGFFPYGIVDQHFHAKGRLARLAVALNSKYSKSNIAFGVDENTAIIYYPATKSFKVAGAGGVTILENFDTKVTSTSGGLALKNVVLSYLEEGDVYDLEKKTASPAPGKKSIKGNEYYDHEATIQTGILNGENPSFRDLITNELINNKAAGSIENLNISGTKTAYMIRFSKTPLSEGFEAEITPEYTSCTVLKVLMDIYPVNLLLQPKQ
- a CDS encoding cyanophycinase, producing MRIYISLAFFCIMLVMNAYSQRGRLLIVGGGSEKTAAIGWSTPAYTWAVEGKRVAVIGTSTGSLAPYLKQYCKAAYAREFAIDTRDSADSQVTYDTLMTYQAIFFRGGDQWEYYSLYRNTMLQQAVEDIFAAGGTICGTSAGMHILSETVFTAENGTVYPYEGIENPNNSYMTLEDDFFGFVPGYLFDTHFAERGRFGRLCGFLANLKLNENVDVIGLGIDDLSCMAIDSNLVGTAYGTGCTNIYKLTGSVSLNGNKLLIDSVSVTQLLQGCTYNFVTGEAIYTSLTKPIDASTLTESGNYTILASGSDLLSSNQEMLSELVLQTGNQTDAIAIISENAGTATSFMNALTNLAQMQVDMIEPSQLYGSDTSTLGILQRAGKVLFVSNDPEHLLDFLGSINGNYLEQKLRASGSISAFVGMDSRLAGKTVVGNFLEYGNSYYGEMTLGPGLGLLRNSVIIPNTYLNSDIYENTATAVPYAMVKDTLKYGIWLTNHSFMKYSPVDGNSTLTGKGIAPVMILTNTATLGGFSTQTSTGSTSSLPRQVAGFDQMQLSLIDDTRPFIMGKTSSISVPENAHKPHVSIITDRITSTLRINAQYPVKRWELVNAGGQILATSQPSDNPAILSMQSYPHGIYILKITLINNPFSKSLKIAW